Proteins from a genomic interval of Salinarchaeum sp. Harcht-Bsk1:
- a CDS encoding dihydrofolate reductase family protein, with translation MKTQYYTATSVDGYLADEENSLEWLFQFGAVEGVDDGYSQFVERVGALAMGSTTYDWIIEHEDLLKHPEMWPYEGPAWVFSTRELPAVDGADIRFVQGDVGPVHEEMVAAAAGENVWLVGGGELVGQFHDRGLLDEIVLNVAPVTLASGAPLLPRRITDPPLKLTDVERQGNGFAVLTYEVQRPAEN, from the coding sequence GTGAAGACCCAGTACTACACGGCAACGAGCGTCGACGGGTATCTCGCGGACGAGGAGAACTCACTGGAGTGGCTGTTTCAGTTCGGAGCGGTAGAAGGCGTGGACGACGGGTACTCCCAGTTCGTAGAGCGGGTTGGTGCCCTGGCCATGGGCTCGACGACCTACGACTGGATCATCGAGCACGAAGACCTCCTGAAGCATCCCGAAATGTGGCCGTACGAGGGTCCAGCGTGGGTGTTCAGCACGCGCGAGTTGCCGGCAGTCGACGGTGCGGACATTCGCTTCGTGCAGGGAGACGTCGGACCCGTCCACGAGGAGATGGTGGCGGCCGCAGCTGGCGAGAACGTCTGGCTCGTCGGCGGTGGTGAGCTCGTGGGGCAGTTCCACGATCGAGGGCTCCTGGACGAAATCGTTCTCAACGTTGCGCCTGTCACGCTCGCCTCGGGAGCGCCGCTACTGCCACGGAGGATTACCGATCCGCCCCTGAAACTAACAGACGTGGAAAGACAGGGGAACGGCTTTGCGGTTCTCACCTACGAGGTGCAACGGCCCGCCGAGAACTAG
- a CDS encoding PQQ-dependent sugar dehydrogenase translates to MPIDPTMGERIPADDSGRTDAIEPYRPTRRRLLQGTVAATALGALGGVPAASGQEDDDGEDDGEAGGEPIDPAETIVLGGITEGWEGREPEAIAGATNPTLQLVAGETYELTWINVDGLPHNIAFLDADGNALLQTEIVDEQDAEQTVSVSVTEELATYVCEVHPSSMRGSITVGEAGDEPAQDAAEPLVPQGQEVGLQKIAGDPISQPVGMETVTVDDAEERFVVDQTGEIYHVTDDGVEEFLDISPRIVMDNDGFDERGLLGLAFHPDYQENGLFYVRYSGWPEGGEALPEDYDHLFVLAEFQASEDDALQGDPESERRLVTIPEPQFNHNGGDIAFGPDDYLYVSVGDGGGADDTGLGHVEDWYDANGGGNGQDVTDNLLGSILRIDVDTEGEDRPYGVPEDNPFVGTEGMDEIYAYGFRNPWRFSFDVSAGEEEEETEWAWGGSDSGSDGEGDLLVADVGQNLWEEIDRVEAGGNYGWNVFESFHCFSTESPSDPQAITDCPTEEPDSAPYDGSALLDPVLEYPHQIGDQVVGISVTGGYVYRGGELSDLDGRYVFGDWSAGFERPNGRLFVADLPEQGEAEGFDVPVTEDAEFPMEELQVAGSEDGTLNRTVLAFGRDQADELYVLTSQTPSVDGTGEVFRIVPPGEGEEIPPLEAAE, encoded by the coding sequence CGGGGCCCTGGGTGGCGTCCCCGCTGCAAGCGGCCAGGAGGACGACGACGGTGAGGACGACGGCGAGGCTGGCGGCGAACCGATCGATCCGGCCGAGACGATCGTCCTCGGCGGGATCACCGAAGGGTGGGAGGGTCGCGAGCCAGAGGCGATCGCCGGCGCGACGAACCCCACGCTGCAACTGGTCGCCGGGGAGACCTACGAACTCACATGGATCAACGTGGACGGACTGCCCCACAACATTGCCTTCCTCGACGCCGACGGGAACGCCCTGCTGCAAACGGAGATCGTCGACGAGCAGGACGCAGAACAGACTGTCTCCGTTTCGGTGACCGAGGAGCTGGCGACCTACGTCTGTGAGGTCCATCCGTCGTCGATGCGCGGGTCGATCACGGTCGGCGAGGCCGGGGACGAACCGGCCCAGGACGCAGCGGAACCGCTCGTCCCGCAGGGGCAGGAGGTCGGCCTCCAGAAGATCGCCGGCGACCCGATCTCCCAGCCGGTGGGCATGGAGACGGTAACCGTCGACGACGCCGAGGAGCGATTCGTCGTCGACCAGACGGGCGAGATCTACCACGTCACCGACGACGGCGTCGAGGAGTTCCTGGACATCTCGCCCCGCATCGTCATGGACAACGACGGGTTCGACGAACGCGGCCTCCTCGGACTCGCGTTCCACCCGGACTACCAGGAGAACGGGCTGTTCTACGTCCGCTACAGCGGGTGGCCGGAGGGTGGCGAGGCACTGCCGGAGGACTACGATCACCTGTTCGTCCTCGCGGAGTTCCAGGCGAGCGAGGACGACGCGCTGCAGGGGGACCCCGAGTCCGAACGACGACTCGTCACCATTCCGGAGCCGCAGTTCAACCACAACGGCGGCGACATCGCGTTCGGCCCCGACGACTACCTCTACGTGAGCGTCGGTGACGGCGGCGGTGCGGACGACACCGGCCTCGGCCACGTCGAGGACTGGTACGATGCCAACGGCGGCGGGAACGGGCAGGACGTCACCGACAACCTCCTCGGAAGCATCCTCCGTATCGACGTCGACACCGAGGGCGAGGACAGGCCATACGGCGTCCCGGAGGACAACCCCTTCGTCGGCACCGAGGGCATGGACGAGATCTACGCCTACGGGTTCCGGAACCCCTGGCGATTTTCCTTCGACGTGTCCGCGGGTGAGGAAGAGGAGGAGACGGAGTGGGCATGGGGCGGCTCCGACAGCGGGTCCGACGGCGAGGGCGACCTGCTCGTCGCGGACGTCGGCCAGAACCTCTGGGAGGAGATCGACCGGGTCGAGGCCGGCGGGAACTACGGCTGGAACGTCTTCGAGAGCTTCCACTGTTTCAGCACGGAGAGCCCGAGCGACCCGCAGGCCATCACCGACTGTCCGACCGAGGAGCCCGATTCGGCGCCCTACGACGGGTCGGCGCTGCTCGATCCGGTCCTCGAGTACCCCCACCAGATCGGAGACCAGGTCGTCGGCATCTCGGTCACGGGCGGCTACGTTTACCGCGGCGGTGAACTGAGCGACCTCGACGGCCGCTACGTCTTCGGCGACTGGAGCGCGGGCTTCGAGCGACCGAACGGCCGACTGTTCGTCGCCGACCTGCCCGAACAGGGCGAGGCCGAGGGCTTCGACGTTCCCGTCACGGAAGACGCCGAGTTCCCCATGGAGGAGCTACAGGTCGCCGGCAGCGAGGACGGCACCCTCAACCGCACCGTCCTGGCCTTCGGTCGCGACCAGGCTGACGAACTCTACGTGCTGACGAGCCAGACGCCGAGCGTCGACGGTACCGGCGAGGTGTTCCGGATCGTGCCGCCGGGCGAGGGCGAGGAGATCCCGCCGCTGGAGGCGGCCGAGTAG